From one Simplicispira suum genomic stretch:
- the cobA gene encoding uroporphyrinogen-III C-methyltransferase: MTSPASSTSFPAGNPLLHGRCTLVGAGPGDPELLTLKAVRAIQAASVLLVDDLVSPGVLALARPTARVVHVGKRGGCTSTPQAFIERLMLMAVLEGENVVRLKGGDPMVFGRGGEEVAHLRAAGIAVEVVNGVTAGLACSAALGTALTHRAQAHGVLFITGHAHPGRETDWGLIAGTAHAARLTLVIYMGVSRLADIEAGLLAGLPAHTPAAIVERVSLPEQRVARCTLASLHASARSEALASPCIIVVGDVLRGVAAATGHQAPALHSSFAAQG; encoded by the coding sequence CTGACCTCCCCCGCCAGCTCCACCTCCTTCCCCGCAGGCAATCCCCTGCTGCACGGCCGCTGCACCCTGGTGGGCGCCGGGCCGGGCGACCCGGAGCTGCTCACGCTCAAGGCGGTGCGCGCCATCCAGGCCGCCAGCGTGCTGCTGGTGGACGACCTGGTCAGCCCCGGCGTGCTGGCGCTCGCCCGCCCCACGGCCCGCGTGGTCCATGTGGGCAAGCGCGGCGGCTGCACGAGCACGCCCCAGGCATTCATCGAGCGGCTGATGCTGATGGCCGTGCTGGAGGGCGAGAACGTGGTGCGCCTCAAGGGCGGCGACCCCATGGTGTTCGGCCGCGGGGGCGAGGAGGTGGCGCACCTGCGCGCCGCCGGCATCGCGGTGGAGGTGGTGAACGGCGTCACCGCAGGCCTGGCCTGCAGCGCCGCGCTGGGCACGGCGCTGACACACCGTGCGCAGGCCCACGGGGTGCTCTTCATCACCGGCCATGCCCACCCAGGGCGCGAAACCGATTGGGGCTTGATTGCCGGCACCGCCCATGCCGCGCGCCTGACGCTGGTGATCTACATGGGCGTCAGCCGCCTGGCCGACATCGAAGCAGGCCTGCTCGCCGGCCTGCCCGCCCACACACCCGCCGCCATCGTCGAGCGCGTCAGCCTGCCGGAGCAGCGCGTGGCCCGGTGCACGCTGGCAAGCCTGCACGCCAGCGCCCGCAGCGAAGCCCTGGCCAGCCCGTGCATCATCGTCGTGGGCGATGTGCTGCGCGGCGTCGCGGCGGCCACGGGGCATCAGGCCCCGGCACTACACTCGTCCTTCGCGGCGCAGGGCTGA
- the ybiB gene encoding DNA-binding protein YbiB — MAISHYLKIIARGAQGARPLPREHACDLMGQVLDGSASDLEVGAFCIAMRVKGETPEEMAGFLDAVHARLAPLPASTRTLVVLPSYNGARKLPVLTPLLALLLAREGLPVLVHGTATEDSRIFSQNVLAALDVPALSAIQTIAPGSVAFAPTALLLPGLARLLAVRRTLGVRNSAHSLVKLMNPLAPVGGRALVVGSYTHREYAESMAATFALTGADALLLRGTEGEPVADARRMPQMDGFVAGAVTRLEEAQGGPLASLPELSASTDLDGTAALTRAMLDGRLPVPDPIARQVEHILRLVLQIESARPAP, encoded by the coding sequence ATGGCCATCAGCCACTACCTCAAAATCATCGCCCGCGGCGCCCAGGGCGCCCGCCCCCTGCCGCGCGAGCACGCCTGCGACCTGATGGGCCAGGTGCTCGACGGCAGCGCGAGCGATCTGGAGGTAGGGGCGTTTTGCATCGCCATGCGCGTCAAGGGCGAAACGCCCGAGGAGATGGCCGGCTTTCTCGACGCCGTGCACGCGCGCCTGGCGCCGCTGCCCGCGAGCACCCGCACGCTGGTGGTGCTGCCCAGCTACAACGGTGCGCGCAAGCTGCCGGTGCTCACGCCCTTGCTGGCGCTGCTGCTGGCGCGGGAGGGCTTGCCGGTGCTGGTGCACGGCACCGCCACCGAAGACAGCCGAATTTTTAGCCAAAATGTGCTTGCAGCGCTTGATGTACCTGCGCTTTCAGCTATTCAAACAATAGCACCTGGCAGCGTTGCCTTCGCGCCCACCGCCCTGCTGCTGCCGGGCCTGGCGCGCCTGCTGGCGGTGCGGCGCACGCTGGGGGTGAGGAACAGCGCACACAGCCTCGTCAAGCTGATGAACCCGCTGGCGCCCGTCGGGGGCCGCGCCCTGGTGGTGGGCAGCTACACGCACCGGGAATACGCCGAATCCATGGCCGCTACCTTTGCCCTGACGGGCGCCGACGCGCTGCTGCTGCGCGGCACCGAGGGCGAGCCGGTGGCCGACGCGCGCCGCATGCCGCAGATGGACGGTTTCGTTGCCGGCGCCGTCACCCGCCTGGAAGAGGCCCAGGGCGGCCCGCTTGCCAGCCTGCCCGAACTGTCGGCCAGCACCGACTTGGATGGCACCGCCGCCCTCACCCGCGCCATGCTGGACGGGCGCCTGCCCGTGCCGGACCCCATCGCGCGGCAGGTGGAACATATCTTGCGTCTGGTCCTGCAGATTGAATCTGCAAGGCCAGCACCGTGA
- a CDS encoding nitrate reductase: MTASTLSARPGLPQETRSTCPYCGVGCGVIIETEGSAITGVRGDPDHPANFGRLCTKGATLHLSASASVTRQMRLLQPLRRLTRGGEPEPLAWDAALDLAANRFAGTIAAHGPDAVGFYVSGQLLTEDYYVFNKLAKGLVGTNNIDTNSRLCMSSAAAGYKATLGADAPPACYDDVAHADCLFIIGSNTAWAHPVLFRRIEDARAARPDMKIIVVDPRRTDTAACADLFLQIQPGSDAILMAGMLHLMQRQAWLDTDYIAAHTSGFAALQPQLAACTPERVARECGIAVADLLQAARWFAGVASGASAPRGRTLSLYCQGLNQSSAGTANNAALVHLHLATGQIGKPGAGPLSLTGQANAMGGREVGGMSNLLSGHRDLGLPQHRAEVAALWGLSEVPAKPGRTAVEMFEAAADGEIRALWIACTNPAQSLPHQSAVRRALERAEFVVLQEAFAHTATAAYADLLLPASTWGEKTGTVTNSERRISRVRSAVPAAGAARHDWQIALQFAQRLEQHLRPGRPTLFPYAKPGASAEAATEAIWNEHRESTRGRDLDITGLSYARLDAAGPQQWPLPEGATQGRKRLYEDGVFPTPDGRARFAVLAAQGLAESPGLRYPFVLTTGRLRDQWHGMSRTGTVARLSGHAGAPCVQMHAGDMARQGLQEGTLACVTSARASIVLPVQASAEIAPGQAFIAMHWGSEWLGGQSAGGRALAGVNALTTQERCPVSQQPALKHSAVKILKVDLPWQLCAMAWFPEDEALRARTALAALMDAFAFASCTLFAAPSSADTPQRTGVCLTAAGHYAAPDAVLERIEGLLGLASEGTLRYADRRQGQRRAARLVRGAAHNTLGALLLAGDTEAQHWLTGVLQHALPTDPYGRMLLAPGAKPPRGTQGAVAGARQVCSCLGVSEGAIADALARLAGDAAARLSALQAQLRCGTQCGSCVPELRRLVQGTPAQARAA, translated from the coding sequence ATGACCGCAAGCACTCTCTCCGCCCGCCCCGGCCTGCCGCAGGAAACCCGATCCACCTGCCCCTACTGCGGCGTAGGCTGCGGCGTGATCATCGAAACCGAGGGCAGCGCCATCACCGGTGTGCGCGGCGACCCCGACCACCCGGCCAATTTCGGGCGGCTGTGCACCAAAGGCGCCACCTTGCACCTGAGCGCCAGCGCCAGCGTGACGCGCCAGATGCGTTTGCTGCAGCCCCTTAGGCGCCTGACACGCGGCGGCGAGCCCGAACCCCTGGCCTGGGATGCGGCGCTGGACCTGGCCGCCAACCGCTTCGCCGGCACCATCGCCGCGCACGGGCCGGATGCCGTGGGGTTTTACGTCTCGGGCCAGTTGCTCACCGAAGACTATTACGTCTTCAACAAGCTGGCCAAAGGCCTGGTGGGCACCAACAACATCGACACCAACTCGCGCCTGTGCATGAGCAGCGCGGCCGCCGGCTACAAAGCCACGCTGGGCGCCGACGCGCCGCCTGCCTGCTACGACGACGTGGCGCACGCCGACTGCCTGTTCATCATCGGCAGCAACACCGCCTGGGCGCACCCGGTGCTGTTCCGGCGCATCGAAGACGCACGCGCCGCGCGGCCGGACATGAAGATCATCGTGGTGGACCCGCGCCGCACCGACACCGCCGCCTGCGCCGACCTGTTCCTGCAAATCCAGCCCGGCAGCGACGCCATCCTCATGGCCGGCATGCTGCACCTGATGCAGCGCCAGGCCTGGCTCGATACCGACTACATCGCCGCGCACACCAGCGGTTTTGCCGCACTGCAGCCGCAGCTCGCCGCCTGCACGCCCGAGCGCGTGGCACGCGAATGCGGCATTGCAGTTGCCGACCTGCTGCAGGCGGCGCGCTGGTTTGCCGGCGTGGCGAGCGGCGCCAGCGCGCCGCGTGGCCGCACGCTCAGCCTGTACTGCCAGGGCCTGAACCAGAGCAGCGCCGGCACCGCCAACAACGCCGCGCTGGTGCACCTGCACCTGGCCACAGGGCAAATCGGCAAGCCGGGCGCCGGGCCGCTCTCGCTCACCGGCCAGGCCAACGCCATGGGCGGGCGCGAGGTGGGCGGCATGTCGAATTTGCTCTCAGGCCACCGCGACTTGGGCCTTCCCCAGCACCGCGCCGAAGTGGCCGCGCTGTGGGGATTGAGCGAGGTGCCTGCCAAGCCCGGCAGGACGGCGGTAGAGATGTTCGAGGCCGCGGCCGATGGCGAGATCCGCGCGCTGTGGATCGCCTGCACCAACCCGGCGCAGAGCCTGCCCCACCAAAGCGCGGTGCGCCGCGCGCTCGAGCGCGCCGAATTCGTCGTGCTGCAGGAGGCGTTTGCCCACACCGCCACCGCCGCCTACGCCGACCTGCTGCTGCCCGCCAGCACCTGGGGCGAGAAGACCGGCACGGTCACCAACAGCGAGCGCCGCATTTCGCGGGTGCGCAGCGCCGTTCCCGCTGCGGGAGCGGCCCGCCACGATTGGCAGATCGCGCTGCAGTTTGCACAGCGCCTGGAGCAGCACCTGCGCCCCGGCAGGCCCACGCTGTTTCCCTACGCCAAGCCAGGCGCCAGCGCCGAAGCCGCGACCGAGGCCATCTGGAACGAGCACCGCGAGAGCACGCGCGGGCGCGACCTGGACATTACGGGCCTCTCCTACGCCAGGCTGGACGCCGCCGGTCCGCAGCAGTGGCCCCTGCCAGAAGGGGCGACGCAGGGGCGCAAGCGCCTGTACGAAGACGGCGTGTTCCCCACGCCCGACGGCCGGGCGCGCTTTGCCGTGCTGGCGGCCCAGGGCCTGGCCGAATCACCGGGCCTGCGCTACCCCTTTGTGCTGACCACCGGGCGGCTGCGCGACCAGTGGCACGGCATGAGCCGCACGGGGACCGTGGCGCGCCTCTCGGGCCACGCGGGCGCGCCCTGCGTGCAGATGCATGCGGGCGACATGGCGCGCCAGGGCCTGCAGGAGGGCACGCTCGCCTGCGTCACCAGCGCGCGCGCCAGCATCGTGCTGCCGGTGCAGGCCAGCGCTGAAATAGCGCCCGGCCAGGCCTTCATCGCCATGCACTGGGGCAGCGAATGGCTGGGCGGGCAGTCCGCAGGTGGCCGGGCGCTGGCGGGGGTGAATGCCCTCACCACGCAGGAGCGCTGCCCTGTTTCGCAGCAGCCTGCGCTCAAGCACAGCGCCGTCAAGATCCTCAAAGTCGACTTGCCCTGGCAGCTCTGCGCCATGGCCTGGTTCCCCGAGGACGAGGCGCTGCGCGCCCGCACCGCGCTGGCCGCGCTGATGGACGCGTTCGCCTTCGCCAGTTGCACGCTGTTTGCGGCGCCATCCAGTGCCGACACGCCCCAGCGCACCGGCGTCTGCCTCACGGCCGCCGGGCACTATGCCGCGCCCGATGCTGTGCTCGAACGCATCGAGGGATTGCTGGGCCTGGCCAGCGAGGGCACGCTGCGCTACGCCGACCGGCGCCAGGGACAGCGGCGTGCCGCACGCCTCGTGCGCGGCGCGGCGCACAACACCCTGGGCGCCCTGCTGCTGGCCGGCGACACCGAGGCCCAGCACTGGCTCACAGGCGTGCTGCAGCACGCGCTGCCGACCGACCCCTATGGCCGCATGCTGCTGGCGCCTGGCGCCAAGCCGCCGCGCGGCACCCAGGGCGCAGTGGCGGGTGCACGCCAGGTGTGCAGCTGCCTCGGCGTGAGCGAAGGCGCCATTGCCGACGCGCTCGCGCGCCTGGCGGGCGATGCCGCTGCCCGGCTGAGCGCCTTGCAGGCGCAGTTGCGCTGCGGCACGCAATGCGGCTCCTGCGTGCCCGAGCTGCGCCGCCTGGTGCAGGGCACGCCGGCGCAGGCGCGCGCGGCTTGA
- a CDS encoding bifunctional protein-serine/threonine kinase/phosphatase produces the protein MPDALQVRIGQYSDRGRKALNQDFHGACVPTGEALSRKGVALALADGISSSEVSHFASAAAVHALLQDYYCTSDAWSVRRSVQCVLAATNAWLHAQTRRSPHRFDADRGHVCTLSALVLKGATAHLFHVGDSRIYRVQGQALEQLTEDHRVVLEGGSSHLSRALGVQPQLDLDYRSVAVDAGDTFVLSTDGVHEHVRAAFMLEALRTHAGDLDEAARAIALEALRCGSDDNLTVQILCIDALAEDAGEALQRRRADLRLPPLLEPRAVLDSYQIVRELHASHRSHVYLAIDQESGEHVVLKTPAVDLQADEAALERFLLEEWIARRIHSPHVLRAVPSQRPREHLFVALEYVPGQTLAQWMTDHPRPQLAEVRDIVGQIARGLQAFHRMEMLHQDLRPENVLIDATGTVKIIDFGAVHVAGLVESQVAAHQADILGTLQYTAPEYFLGEAGTPRSDLFSLGVITYQMLTGRLPYGAQVARVQSRAQLRQLRYSSALHDESRPIPAWVDAVLERAVHPDPLKRQEAMSEFVHELHQPGAATLARTRTPLVRRNPLLFWRTLSLLLGLAVVALIGVLHARG, from the coding sequence ATGCCAGACGCCCTGCAGGTCCGCATCGGCCAGTATTCGGACCGGGGCCGCAAGGCACTGAACCAGGATTTCCACGGCGCCTGCGTCCCCACTGGCGAGGCCCTGTCCCGCAAGGGCGTGGCGCTGGCCCTGGCCGACGGCATCAGCAGCAGCGAGGTCAGTCACTTCGCCAGCGCCGCCGCCGTGCATGCCCTGCTGCAGGATTACTACTGCACCAGCGACGCCTGGAGCGTTCGCCGCTCGGTGCAGTGCGTGCTGGCCGCCACCAACGCCTGGCTGCACGCCCAGACGCGGCGCAGCCCGCACCGCTTCGATGCGGATCGGGGCCATGTCTGCACCCTCAGCGCCCTGGTGCTCAAGGGCGCCACGGCGCACCTGTTTCACGTAGGCGACAGCCGCATCTACCGCGTGCAAGGCCAGGCGCTGGAGCAGCTCACTGAAGATCACCGCGTGGTGCTGGAGGGCGGCAGCAGCCACTTGAGCCGCGCGCTCGGCGTGCAGCCACAGCTCGATCTCGACTACCGCTCGGTGGCGGTGGATGCGGGCGACACCTTCGTACTCAGCACCGACGGCGTGCATGAGCATGTGCGCGCCGCCTTCATGCTGGAGGCCCTGCGCACGCACGCGGGCGACCTGGACGAGGCCGCGCGGGCCATCGCTCTAGAGGCCCTGCGCTGCGGCAGCGACGACAACCTCACCGTGCAGATCCTGTGCATTGACGCGCTGGCCGAGGACGCCGGCGAGGCACTACAGCGCCGGCGAGCAGACCTGCGCCTGCCGCCGCTGCTGGAGCCGCGCGCCGTGCTGGACAGCTACCAAATCGTGCGCGAGCTGCATGCCAGCCACCGCAGCCATGTCTACCTCGCCATCGACCAGGAGAGCGGCGAGCACGTGGTGCTCAAAACACCCGCTGTTGACCTGCAGGCCGATGAAGCCGCGCTGGAGCGCTTCCTGCTGGAAGAATGGATTGCCCGGCGCATTCACAGCCCGCACGTGCTGCGCGCGGTGCCCAGCCAGCGCCCGCGCGAACACCTCTTTGTGGCGCTGGAATACGTCCCCGGCCAGACACTGGCGCAGTGGATGACGGACCACCCGCGCCCGCAGCTCGCCGAAGTACGCGACATCGTCGGCCAGATTGCGCGCGGCCTGCAGGCCTTTCACCGCATGGAGATGCTGCACCAGGACCTGCGGCCCGAGAACGTGCTGATCGACGCCACCGGCACCGTAAAAATCATCGACTTCGGCGCCGTGCACGTTGCCGGACTGGTCGAATCGCAGGTGGCGGCACACCAAGCTGACATCCTGGGCACCCTGCAGTACACCGCCCCCGAGTATTTTTTGGGCGAAGCCGGAACACCCCGCTCAGACTTGTTTTCGCTCGGCGTCATCACCTACCAGATGCTCACCGGCCGCCTGCCCTACGGCGCCCAGGTGGCCCGGGTGCAAAGCCGCGCCCAACTGCGCCAGCTGCGCTACAGCAGCGCCCTGCACGACGAAAGTCGCCCCATCCCCGCCTGGGTGGACGCAGTGCTGGAGCGCGCTGTGCACCCTGACCCTCTCAAGCGCCAGGAAGCGATGTCCGAATTCGTGCACGAGCTGCACCAGCCCGGCGCAGCCACGCTGGCGCGCACGCGCACCCCGCTCGTGCGGCGCAACCCGCTGCTGTTCTGGCGCACGCTGTCGCTGCTGCTGGGCCTGGCGGTGGTGGCACTGATCGGCGTGCTGCACGCGCGCGGCTGA
- a CDS encoding formate/nitrite transporter family protein, with translation MAYLAPSEFVTKMVDAGESKIYMSTRDTLIRAYMAGAILSLAAVFAVSSAVMSGSALVGAILFPVGFCMLYLLGFDLLTGVFVLAPLALIDKRPGVTIGGVLRNWGLVFVGNFLGALTVAFLMAFTFTYGFSVPPNEVGIKIGHIGESRTLGYAKYGLMGWLTIFVRGMLCNWMVSTGVVGAMISTTVSGKVIAMWMPVMVFFAMGFEHSVVNMFLFPSGLMMGGNFSVLDYFVWNEIPTVLGNLVGGIAFTGLTLYVTHGRTAPKRKLV, from the coding sequence ATGGCCTACCTTGCCCCTTCAGAATTCGTCACCAAGATGGTGGACGCCGGTGAATCCAAGATCTACATGTCCACCCGCGACACGCTGATCCGCGCGTACATGGCAGGGGCCATCCTCTCGCTGGCCGCTGTGTTCGCGGTGTCCTCCGCCGTGATGAGCGGTTCGGCGCTGGTCGGCGCCATCCTGTTCCCGGTGGGCTTTTGCATGCTCTACCTGCTGGGGTTCGACCTGCTCACCGGCGTCTTCGTGCTGGCGCCGCTGGCGCTGATCGACAAGCGCCCAGGCGTCACCATCGGCGGGGTGCTGCGCAACTGGGGACTGGTGTTCGTCGGCAACTTCCTCGGCGCGCTCACCGTCGCGTTTTTGATGGCCTTCACCTTCACCTACGGCTTTTCCGTGCCGCCCAACGAGGTTGGCATCAAGATCGGCCACATCGGCGAATCACGCACCCTGGGCTACGCCAAGTACGGCCTGATGGGCTGGCTGACCATCTTCGTGCGCGGCATGCTGTGCAACTGGATGGTCTCCACCGGCGTCGTCGGCGCGATGATTTCCACCACCGTGAGCGGCAAGGTCATCGCCATGTGGATGCCGGTGATGGTGTTCTTCGCCATGGGCTTCGAGCACTCGGTGGTGAACATGTTTCTCTTCCCCTCCGGTCTGATGATGGGCGGCAACTTCTCCGTTCTCGACTACTTTGTCTGGAACGAAATCCCCACCGTGCTGGGCAACCTGGTGGGCGGCATCGCGTTCACCGGCCTCACGCTCTACGTCACGCACGGCCGCACCGCGCCCAAGCGCAAGCTGGTCTGA
- the nirD gene encoding nitrite reductase small subunit NirD translates to MTHWTPICRVDDIPRLGARRVGRAQGLDVAIFRGADDQVFALLDRCPHKGGPLSQGIVFGTSVACPLHNWTIGLCTGQAAAPDEGCTPKFAVKVDNGEVFLDADELARHATTETRPLAGPCQRTLAAA, encoded by the coding sequence ATGACCCATTGGACCCCCATTTGCCGTGTGGACGACATTCCCCGCCTGGGCGCCCGCCGCGTGGGGCGGGCGCAGGGCCTGGACGTCGCCATTTTCCGCGGCGCCGACGACCAGGTCTTCGCCCTGCTCGACCGCTGCCCGCACAAGGGCGGGCCGCTGTCGCAAGGCATCGTCTTTGGGACCAGCGTGGCCTGCCCGCTGCACAACTGGACCATTGGCCTGTGCACCGGCCAGGCCGCCGCACCCGACGAGGGCTGCACGCCGAAGTTCGCGGTGAAGGTAGATAACGGCGAGGTCTTCCTCGACGCCGATGAACTGGCGCGCCACGCCACCACCGAGACGCGCCCGCTCGCCGGGCCCTGCCAGCGCACGCTTGCCGCCGCCTGA